A stretch of Pseudobacteriovorax antillogorgiicola DNA encodes these proteins:
- a CDS encoding antitoxin Xre/MbcA/ParS toxin-binding domain-containing protein: MSAAKDILQDRFGLWADTAMRKANGEKLRQIAKAAGKNIKSFSKEAGLNRTIIYQEVVPVPEDLRERLIVLTRIIDNAVDLFDGDMEAAERWLYTPNRRFMNFSPFSMALAGKGETVCEHQEYVLKED, encoded by the coding sequence ATGAGTGCTGCAAAAGATATTTTACAAGACAGGTTCGGACTTTGGGCCGACACAGCCATGCGTAAAGCCAACGGAGAGAAGCTTCGGCAGATAGCCAAAGCTGCTGGCAAGAATATAAAGAGCTTCTCCAAAGAAGCTGGCTTAAACCGCACCATAATCTATCAAGAAGTTGTACCAGTACCAGAAGATCTGCGAGAGAGGTTGATTGTTTTAACTCGAATAATCGACAATGCGGTAGATCTCTTCGATGGGGATATGGAGGCAGCCGAAAGGTGGCTATATACACCGAATAGGCGTTTTATGAATTTCAGCCCGTTCTCTATGGCTCTCGCTGGCAAAGGCGAAACTGTTTGTGAGCATCAAGAATACGTTTTGAAAGAAGACTAA
- a CDS encoding DKNYY domain-containing protein, whose amino-acid sequence MNNFWGKDQNNVYHGLLSIPDLDSSTFSCLNNYYCSDNSNVLFFDSKIADADPFSFKLIDCSELLKSRGLPKQEPSANNLCSYAFDACAEDDTSYYFDGRKHLKSGTRE is encoded by the coding sequence CTGAACAATTTCTGGGGAAAGGATCAAAACAATGTTTATCATGGTTTACTATCTATTCCTGATCTGGATTCCAGTACTTTTTCTTGTTTGAACAACTATTACTGTAGCGATAATAGTAACGTCCTATTTTTTGACTCTAAAATTGCAGATGCAGATCCATTTTCCTTTAAATTGATCGATTGCTCTGAACTCCTCAAAAGCCGCGGTCTTCCCAAACAAGAACCTTCAGCTAACAATCTCTGTAGCTACGCTTTTGATGCCTGTGCTGAGGATGACACTAGTTATTATTTTGATGGGAGAAAGCACCTAAAATCAGG